A window of Thermococcus aggregans contains these coding sequences:
- a CDS encoding radical SAM protein — protein sequence MIAFGPVPSRRLGRSLGVNNIPDKVCTYACVYCQIGRTLRMEIERRAFYDPELIFREVSEKVNEALERGEEIDYITFVPDGEPTLDVNLGREVDLLRQLGIKLAALTNASLIWREDVREDLLKLDFVSLKVDAVSEALWRKIDRPHKSLSLEKILEGMLEFRKEFRGKLVTETMLIDNVDYGDEFERIAEFLKELKPDTAYIAVPTRPPAEPWVRPAREEVINRAFQAFSKALGEDHVEYLIGYEGNAFAFTGNVEEDLLSITAVHPMREDAVREFLRKANADWSIIEKLIRENKLIELEYEGKKFYMRQLKSRETR from the coding sequence ATGATAGCATTCGGTCCCGTCCCCTCAAGAAGGCTCGGGAGGAGCCTCGGAGTGAACAACATTCCCGATAAGGTCTGCACCTACGCCTGCGTTTACTGCCAGATTGGAAGAACTTTAAGGATGGAAATCGAGAGAAGGGCCTTCTACGACCCGGAGCTGATATTCAGGGAAGTCTCTGAGAAAGTCAACGAAGCTTTGGAAAGGGGAGAAGAAATTGATTACATAACATTCGTCCCCGACGGAGAGCCAACACTCGATGTCAACCTCGGAAGGGAGGTAGACCTCCTCAGGCAACTGGGGATAAAGTTAGCCGCCCTCACAAACGCTTCTTTAATCTGGCGCGAGGACGTGAGGGAAGACCTTCTCAAGCTGGACTTTGTTTCGCTGAAGGTGGACGCCGTCAGCGAGGCCCTGTGGAGAAAGATTGACAGGCCCCACAAGAGCCTGAGCTTGGAGAAAATCCTTGAGGGAATGCTTGAGTTCAGGAAGGAGTTCAGAGGAAAGCTCGTGACTGAAACCATGTTAATAGACAACGTGGACTACGGAGATGAGTTCGAGCGGATAGCAGAATTTTTAAAGGAGCTAAAGCCGGACACGGCCTACATAGCCGTCCCCACCAGGCCCCCGGCCGAGCCATGGGTGAGGCCCGCGAGAGAGGAGGTCATTAACAGGGCTTTTCAGGCCTTCAGCAAAGCCCTCGGCGAAGATCATGTTGAGTACCTCATAGGCTACGAGGGGAACGCATTCGCATTTACAGGAAACGTGGAGGAAGATTTACTCAGCATCACCGCCGTTCACCCAATGAGGGAAGACGCCGTAAGAGAGTTCCTGCGGAAGGCGAACGCCGACTGGAGCATCATCGAAAAACTGATTCGGGAAAATAAGCTCATAGAGCTGGAATATGAAGGAAAGAAGTTCTACATGAGGCAGCTGAAGAGCAGAGAAACGCGGTGA
- a CDS encoding class I SAM-dependent methyltransferase yields MPKTEPFEKFRERYEAWFERHRHAYLSELEAVRKLLPKEGKGAEIGVGTGRFAAPLGIKLGVEPSKAMAEIARKRGIEVIEGTAENLPFPDESLDYLLMVTTICFVDDPEKALREAYRVLKPGGALIIGFVDRNSPIGQEYERNKEKSVFYREARFFFTDELLELLKKVGFRKFEIVQTLFHRLDEIREVEPVKPGYGEGSFVVINAVK; encoded by the coding sequence ATGCCAAAAACAGAACCCTTTGAGAAGTTCAGGGAGAGGTACGAAGCATGGTTCGAGAGGCACCGACACGCTTATCTTTCCGAGCTTGAGGCTGTTAGGAAGCTTTTGCCAAAGGAAGGAAAGGGGGCAGAGATAGGCGTCGGAACTGGTCGCTTTGCGGCACCGCTCGGAATAAAGCTAGGCGTTGAGCCTTCGAAGGCCATGGCAGAGATAGCCAGAAAGAGGGGTATAGAGGTTATCGAGGGAACGGCAGAAAACCTCCCCTTCCCAGATGAAAGCCTCGACTACCTCCTGATGGTTACGACGATATGTTTCGTTGACGATCCTGAGAAGGCTTTACGCGAGGCCTACCGCGTCCTGAAGCCAGGTGGGGCACTCATAATAGGCTTTGTTGACAGGAACAGCCCGATCGGGCAGGAATACGAGCGAAACAAAGAAAAAAGTGTTTTCTACCGTGAGGCTAGGTTCTTCTTCACGGATGAACTTCTGGAACTGCTCAAGAAGGTCGGCTTCAGGAAATTCGAGATAGTTCAGACTCTCTTCCACAGACTCGACGAAATTAGAGAAGTTGAGCCCGTCAAGCCGGGCTATGGTGAGGGGAGCTTTGTGGTAATAAATGCCGTGAAGTGA
- a CDS encoding CGGC domain-containing protein, whose translation MVKIGIIICDRYRTCAGGKCFRALREREGAFSIYKNQEVEVVGYTTCGGCPGGNIEYAPAEMKKNGAEVIHLATGFLVGYPPCPWIDYFKRFIEEKYGLKVVLGTHPIPQKYYTTHKALGTWDSPDWDEKLKYVICDEETRKKYD comes from the coding sequence ATGGTGAAGATTGGAATTATAATTTGCGACCGCTACCGCACCTGTGCGGGCGGCAAGTGCTTCAGGGCGCTGAGAGAGCGCGAAGGGGCCTTCAGCATATACAAGAACCAAGAGGTCGAGGTTGTTGGATATACAACCTGCGGAGGCTGCCCCGGCGGGAACATTGAATACGCCCCGGCGGAGATGAAAAAGAACGGTGCCGAGGTTATCCACCTCGCGACGGGCTTTCTGGTGGGCTATCCCCCGTGCCCCTGGATAGACTACTTCAAGCGGTTCATCGAGGAGAAGTACGGCCTCAAGGTCGTCCTTGGAACCCACCCAATTCCGCAGAAATACTACACGACCCACAAGGCTCTGGGCACGTGGGACTCACCCGACTGGGATGAAAAACTAAAGTACGTCATCTGCGACGAAGAAACGAGAAAGAAATACGACTAA
- the tsaA gene encoding tRNA (N6-threonylcarbamoyladenosine(37)-N6)-methyltransferase TrmO, protein MREVTYRFIGVIHSPFKEPKGIPIQPSAARGIKGTVEVFPEYSQGLKDIEGFSHIILIYHFHLAKPGKLLVRPYMDDEEHGVFATRAPSRPNPVGLSIVRLLSVEGNVLHIEDVDIVDGTPLLDIKPYVPEFDVRNVERTGWLERKVHKLPKARDDGRFVEE, encoded by the coding sequence ATGAGGGAAGTAACGTACCGTTTCATCGGAGTCATCCACAGCCCGTTCAAGGAGCCGAAGGGCATTCCAATACAGCCCTCTGCAGCCAGGGGGATTAAGGGAACCGTTGAGGTCTTCCCGGAGTACTCACAGGGATTGAAAGACATCGAAGGGTTCTCGCACATTATACTGATCTACCACTTCCATCTTGCGAAGCCCGGAAAGCTCCTCGTCAGGCCGTACATGGACGATGAGGAGCACGGAGTATTCGCAACCCGCGCACCGAGCAGGCCAAACCCGGTAGGTCTCTCGATAGTGAGGCTTCTCAGCGTCGAGGGAAACGTGCTCCACATCGAAGACGTTGATATCGTTGACGGGACGCCACTACTCGACATAAAGCCATACGTGCCAGAGTTTGACGTACGAAACGTCGAGAGAACGGGTTGGCTGGAGAGAAAAGTTCACAAGCTTCCAAAGGCCAGAGACGACGGCAGGTTTGTGGAGGAATAA
- a CDS encoding AIR synthase family protein — protein sequence MPGDLLRKYVFRRTGSRRDDVLVGPREGVDVSVMSAGDNIAIVAHCDPIVGALRRIGWLAVNIACNDVATAGVRPRWILPTILLPERWDERMIDEITKDIDNASKELDVAVVGGHTGYAVGSLRPIVVVTAIGIGLRSEVITSAGARVGDSVYITKGAGIEGTAILASDFRDVLLEKGVSEELIRRAETFMDEISVVKEALALSEAKAVTAMHDATRGGVAEALAELAAASNKTIEVWEDRIPIRPETKAFAEALGFDPLWMISSGTLVFTVPKERAGRVREVMNRLGIKYAEIGEVREGGAEVLIHRDRGVERIKNPQPERDELARLWEIYPRVS from the coding sequence GTGCCGGGAGATCTTCTGAGGAAGTACGTGTTTAGGAGAACTGGATCGAGAAGGGATGACGTCCTCGTGGGGCCTCGCGAGGGTGTCGATGTCTCAGTGATGTCTGCCGGCGACAATATTGCTATCGTCGCTCACTGCGACCCCATAGTTGGTGCTTTAAGGAGGATTGGGTGGTTAGCCGTAAACATTGCGTGCAATGACGTGGCCACAGCTGGTGTGAGGCCAAGGTGGATTTTGCCCACCATCCTGTTGCCTGAGAGGTGGGATGAGAGGATGATTGATGAGATAACCAAGGACATCGACAATGCCTCAAAGGAGTTGGATGTGGCTGTCGTAGGTGGGCATACGGGCTACGCAGTGGGTTCCTTAAGGCCTATAGTGGTGGTTACAGCTATAGGCATTGGCTTAAGGAGCGAGGTGATCACTTCTGCAGGGGCAAGGGTGGGAGACTCGGTCTACATAACCAAGGGCGCAGGTATTGAAGGCACAGCCATCTTGGCAAGTGACTTCAGAGACGTGCTGCTTGAGAAAGGTGTGAGCGAGGAATTGATTAGGAGGGCCGAGACATTCATGGACGAGATCAGCGTGGTTAAGGAAGCGCTGGCCCTATCAGAGGCTAAGGCAGTAACAGCGATGCATGACGCGACGAGAGGGGGGGTCGCAGAGGCGCTGGCCGAGCTAGCCGCAGCATCAAATAAAACCATCGAGGTTTGGGAGGACAGAATCCCCATCAGGCCGGAGACTAAGGCGTTTGCCGAGGCTCTAGGCTTTGATCCCTTATGGATGATTAGCTCTGGAACGTTGGTATTCACAGTACCTAAGGAAAGGGCTGGGAGGGTTAGGGAGGTGATGAACAGGTTAGGCATTAAGTATGCGGAGATAGGTGAAGTGAGGGAAGGAGGGGCTGAAGTATTGATCCACAGAGACAGGGGAGTAGAGAGGATTAAGAATCCTCAACCTGAGAGGGATGAGCTCGCTAGGCTGTGGGAGATTTACCCAAGAGTAAGTTAA
- a CDS encoding NifB/NifX family molybdenum-iron cluster-binding protein translates to MKIAVPSSKSGGLEDTVAAVFARAPVFTIIDVENEEIKNVKVIQNQAMNVPSGAGPMVVQMLIKEGVNAVITPQLGPNAMEALQAAGIKVYTFPPGTPIKEAVEKISKGEIPQPFQAPPQAYYPPQQSQAPPTPQSQAYYPPFPMPARPLIPEPPRHKECIHYKEGKCEFWNLPVHADDPACPFFIPKNAPWRWW, encoded by the coding sequence ATGAAAATTGCAGTACCAAGTTCAAAAAGTGGAGGATTAGAAGACACAGTTGCAGCAGTTTTTGCGAGGGCTCCTGTGTTTACAATCATCGATGTTGAGAATGAAGAGATAAAGAACGTGAAGGTAATTCAAAATCAGGCTATGAATGTTCCAAGTGGGGCAGGCCCAATGGTTGTGCAAATGCTCATTAAGGAAGGCGTTAATGCAGTAATTACTCCTCAACTTGGCCCTAATGCAATGGAGGCTCTTCAAGCTGCGGGAATTAAGGTTTACACATTTCCACCGGGAACCCCAATAAAGGAAGCTGTTGAAAAGATAAGCAAAGGCGAGATTCCACAACCTTTCCAGGCCCCACCACAAGCATACTATCCACCTCAACAATCTCAAGCCCCACCCACTCCTCAGTCACAAGCTTACTATCCTCCATTCCCAATGCCAGCAAGACCACTGATACCAGAACCACCAAGGCACAAGGAGTGTATCCACTATAAAGAGGGCAAGTGTGAATTTTGGAACCTCCCAGTTCATGCTGACGATCCTGCTTGCCCATTTTTCATCCCAAAAAATGCCCCTTGGAGGTGGTGGTGA
- a CDS encoding methyltransferase family protein — MVFLGIVPKVFLFAFPYTLLAFYLNSYCGVWTPRLPTIGALLVAVGIALWLFCYTQISRAYRRRELLTSGCYSRVRHPIYSIWGLLILPGFSLVIGGFMLGLLVVYWTVVMRIIGEEEKALEERFDDEWREHTKRTSRFLPRV; from the coding sequence ATGGTGTTCCTGGGGATAGTGCCCAAGGTTTTCCTTTTTGCTTTCCCCTACACCCTCCTTGCGTTCTACCTGAACTCATATTGCGGAGTTTGGACTCCAAGGCTACCCACCATCGGAGCGCTTCTCGTCGCCGTGGGCATCGCCCTCTGGCTCTTCTGTTACACCCAGATTTCAAGGGCCTATCGCAGGAGAGAATTACTCACAAGTGGATGCTACTCCAGAGTTAGACACCCAATCTACTCAATCTGGGGCCTTCTGATACTGCCGGGATTTTCCCTCGTTATCGGAGGTTTCATGCTCGGCCTGCTCGTGGTTTACTGGACGGTCGTGATGAGGATTATAGGAGAGGAAGAGAAAGCCCTGGAGGAGAGGTTCGACGATGAGTGGAGGGAGCACACGAAAAGAACTTCTCGATTTCTACCCAGAGTTTGA
- a CDS encoding NifB/NifX family molybdenum-iron cluster-binding protein: MRCLKVAFGMEDDETLVDAHYGDSEFFAIYEVCEDGSVRLIEKRPNKAKDLEEEHDESHGDPRKFKAVVGQLLDVDVLAAFRMGPNFLKIRDKTNKVAFFTRTRDLKLALQRIVENFDDLYSQVQAKNAEKPPIEE, encoded by the coding sequence GTGAGGTGCCTTAAGGTCGCGTTTGGAATGGAGGACGACGAGACGCTCGTAGATGCACATTATGGCGACTCTGAGTTCTTTGCGATATACGAAGTTTGCGAAGATGGAAGCGTGAGGCTCATTGAGAAGAGGCCCAACAAGGCCAAAGACCTCGAAGAGGAACACGACGAAAGTCATGGCGACCCGAGGAAGTTTAAGGCGGTTGTGGGCCAACTCCTCGACGTTGACGTTTTAGCGGCATTTAGAATGGGACCGAACTTTTTGAAAATTAGAGACAAGACTAACAAAGTGGCGTTCTTCACGAGGACGAGGGACTTAAAGCTTGCCCTTCAGCGTATCGTTGAGAACTTCGACGACCTCTACAGCCAAGTACAGGCAAAGAACGCCGAAAAGCCGCCGATAGAGGAGTGA
- a CDS encoding P-loop NTPase, whose translation MQIAVSGGKGGTGKSTVAVNLAIALRGYFDLALADLDVEAPNDHILLGVELQNEEPVNMFMPRFNYSKCIKCRKCAEVCEENAIITMKDGTPFLMPTLCSGCRACEIVCPVTGAILEGQKLIGHTYITETPYEFSLVTGKLLEGEERAMPIVTAAKRRARSLNKELLLVDTAAGTSNTVSKALEDSKLLIAVTEPTPLGLHDLALILELARLMNIEAWVVINRSDLGEKEGIEKIAQKYNAEIVAEIPYSEAIIRSYVKGEPIVLADSKEAEIFKDLAEKIANYMG comes from the coding sequence ATGCAGATAGCTGTGAGCGGAGGTAAAGGGGGAACGGGAAAATCAACAGTAGCAGTCAATCTTGCGATAGCTTTACGGGGATATTTTGACTTAGCTCTGGCTGATCTCGATGTTGAGGCGCCAAATGATCACATCCTTCTTGGAGTTGAACTGCAAAACGAGGAACCTGTTAACATGTTCATGCCCCGTTTTAATTATTCGAAGTGTATAAAGTGCAGAAAATGTGCTGAAGTTTGTGAAGAAAACGCAATAATCACTATGAAAGACGGAACTCCATTCTTAATGCCCACGCTGTGTTCTGGATGCAGGGCTTGCGAGATAGTCTGTCCTGTTACTGGAGCAATATTGGAAGGTCAGAAACTTATAGGACACACCTATATTACCGAGACCCCTTACGAGTTTTCTCTGGTTACTGGGAAACTGCTGGAAGGGGAAGAGAGAGCAATGCCCATTGTAACTGCAGCAAAAAGGAGGGCCCGCTCTCTTAACAAGGAGCTTTTACTTGTAGATACAGCTGCAGGCACAAGTAATACCGTCTCTAAGGCACTAGAAGATTCAAAGCTCCTCATAGCGGTCACTGAGCCTACTCCACTAGGCCTTCACGATTTGGCTCTTATTCTTGAACTTGCTAGACTAATGAACATAGAAGCGTGGGTCGTGATTAACAGAAGTGACCTTGGAGAAAAAGAGGGAATAGAAAAGATTGCACAAAAATACAATGCCGAGATAGTCGCAGAAATCCCATATAGCGAAGCCATCATCAGGAGTTATGTTAAAGGGGAACCTATAGTTCTAGCCGATAGCAAAGAAGCGGAGATCTTCAAAGATCTTGCTGAAAAGATAGCCAATTATATGGGGTGA
- a CDS encoding P-loop NTPase produces the protein MQIAIASGKGGVGKSSVAASLIYLLKDGYSLIAVDADADAPNLHLLFGVERWEEKREIIGAKIAKINSETCIKCGICAERCPYDCIKLVDGVYKVNELTCEGCGVCKLVCPVEGVITLEEVRSGIIQKTTTKYGFPLISAQLDVGRPNSGKLVTEEKEWAKRIMKEEGIEHMIVDSAAGIGCQVIASLGGADVAILVAEPTPASLSDVKRVYKVVQHFREPAYLIINKADLNPEFKGLYEFAEEEGIPIIGEIPYDRAVPKSMAMLKPVVEAFPESKASKALREIAEVVKEQILR, from the coding sequence ATGCAGATTGCGATAGCGAGTGGAAAAGGTGGTGTTGGGAAATCGAGCGTTGCCGCTTCACTCATATATCTGCTCAAAGATGGGTATTCCTTGATAGCTGTTGATGCTGATGCCGATGCTCCCAACCTGCATCTGCTCTTCGGCGTTGAAAGATGGGAAGAAAAAAGAGAAATTATAGGTGCGAAAATTGCAAAAATAAACAGTGAAACATGCATAAAGTGCGGTATCTGTGCCGAGAGATGCCCTTACGACTGTATAAAGCTCGTTGATGGGGTTTATAAGGTCAACGAGTTAACTTGTGAAGGCTGTGGAGTTTGCAAGCTAGTATGTCCCGTGGAGGGCGTGATTACATTAGAAGAAGTCCGCTCAGGTATAATCCAAAAGACAACGACTAAATATGGCTTTCCATTAATTTCAGCCCAGCTTGACGTAGGGAGACCAAACAGCGGAAAGCTTGTTACAGAAGAGAAGGAATGGGCCAAGAGAATTATGAAAGAGGAAGGAATAGAGCACATGATAGTAGATTCCGCTGCGGGTATAGGGTGTCAAGTTATAGCAAGTCTTGGCGGTGCAGATGTAGCAATCCTCGTTGCGGAACCGACCCCGGCATCCCTAAGCGATGTAAAAAGGGTCTACAAAGTTGTTCAACACTTCAGGGAACCGGCATACCTAATAATCAACAAAGCGGACTTAAATCCTGAATTCAAGGGCCTATATGAATTTGCAGAGGAAGAGGGAATACCAATAATTGGTGAGATCCCTTACGACAGAGCAGTTCCGAAAAGCATGGCAATGCTTAAGCCTGTGGTGGAGGCGTTTCCAGAGTCAAAAGCGTCGAAAGCCCTCAGAGAGATTGCGGAAGTAGTTAAAGAGCAAATATTAAGGTAG
- a CDS encoding radical SAM protein produces MIAFGPVPSRRLGKSLGINNIPDKVCSYACVYCQIGRTLKMEIERRSFYPPELVFEEVKRKAWEAKEKGERIDYLTFVPNGEPTLDANLGQEIEMLKALNIPLAILTNSSLIWREDVREDLLKLDFVSLKLDAVSEDLWRKVDRPHRSLRLDKILEGMLEFRKDFDGKLVTETMLIDGINYGEEFKRIAEFLRELKPDIAYIAVPTRPPWEKWVKPAREEVINVAFQTFADAIGEERVEYLIGYEGNAFAFTGNVKEDILSITAVHPMREDALRELLKKANAEWSVVEKLVDEGKLIELEYRGRRFYMRKLKSRELP; encoded by the coding sequence ATGATAGCCTTCGGTCCCGTGCCTTCGAGAAGGTTGGGTAAAAGTTTAGGGATAAATAACATTCCAGACAAAGTCTGCTCCTATGCATGCGTTTACTGCCAGATTGGGAGAACTCTAAAGATGGAAATTGAAAGGAGATCTTTTTATCCTCCAGAATTGGTCTTTGAGGAGGTTAAAAGAAAAGCTTGGGAAGCAAAGGAAAAAGGAGAGAGAATAGATTACCTCACGTTCGTTCCCAATGGTGAGCCTACATTAGATGCAAACCTCGGGCAGGAAATAGAGATGTTAAAAGCTCTCAACATCCCTCTGGCCATTTTAACGAACTCATCCCTTATATGGAGAGAGGACGTTAGAGAAGATCTTCTAAAGCTCGATTTTGTTTCCCTAAAGCTTGATGCGGTAAGTGAGGATCTGTGGAGAAAAGTAGACCGCCCACACAGGAGCCTGAGACTCGACAAAATCCTTGAAGGAATGCTTGAGTTTAGAAAAGACTTCGATGGCAAGCTCGTGACTGAGACTATGCTCATCGATGGTATAAACTATGGAGAGGAGTTTAAGAGAATTGCCGAGTTTTTAAGGGAATTAAAACCAGATATAGCTTACATAGCGGTTCCCACCAGACCTCCCTGGGAAAAGTGGGTAAAGCCAGCTAGAGAGGAGGTTATCAACGTGGCCTTCCAAACCTTTGCCGATGCGATTGGGGAAGAGAGGGTTGAGTACCTTATAGGATATGAGGGCAATGCCTTTGCCTTCACAGGAAACGTGAAGGAGGATATACTCAGCATCACTGCAGTTCATCCAATGCGTGAAGATGCCTTAAGAGAGCTCTTGAAGAAAGCTAACGCCGAGTGGAGTGTTGTGGAAAAGCTTGTAGATGAGGGAAAACTGATAGAACTTGAATATAGAGGAAGGAGGTTTTATATGAGAAAATTGAAAAGCCGGGAGCTACCTTAA
- a CDS encoding radical SAM protein, whose amino-acid sequence MNECEIPEEGSGYCGIVWNKGGRLIPITGSYDHAYLHWYLDPHPTNCVAGPVCPEKNHRGFYNLAVFFAGCNLDCLFCQNMEHKYMIKDGKMDPFEGIIMSSRELADIAMRSKVSCVCYFGGDPTPHSPYAIKTSREILKRAEKVKSIKRICWETNGLENPNIIHEMARLSLESGGIVKIDWKAYTPSVYEALTEINGEKALQRIKENIRVISSMDEREEPPLLVVSTLVVPHYIDEEEVKGIARYLSRINPYIPYILLAFAPQHLMHDVPATSKRQMERVYTIARKEGLKRVFIGNFWLLR is encoded by the coding sequence GTGAATGAATGTGAGATCCCAGAGGAAGGCTCTGGTTACTGCGGGATAGTATGGAACAAGGGTGGAAGATTAATCCCAATAACTGGAAGCTATGATCATGCATATCTCCATTGGTATCTCGATCCCCACCCAACAAACTGCGTTGCAGGGCCCGTTTGTCCAGAAAAGAATCATAGAGGGTTTTACAACTTGGCGGTTTTCTTTGCTGGCTGTAACCTAGATTGTCTTTTCTGTCAGAACATGGAGCACAAGTACATGATAAAAGACGGGAAAATGGATCCTTTTGAAGGGATCATCATGAGCTCAAGGGAGCTAGCAGATATAGCAATGAGGAGTAAGGTATCATGTGTGTGCTACTTTGGTGGCGATCCCACTCCACATAGTCCCTATGCGATCAAAACATCCAGAGAAATCCTAAAGCGGGCAGAAAAAGTAAAGAGTATAAAACGAATCTGCTGGGAAACAAATGGGCTTGAAAACCCCAATATAATTCACGAGATGGCAAGACTAAGCCTTGAAAGTGGTGGAATAGTTAAGATCGATTGGAAAGCTTATACGCCAAGTGTCTACGAGGCTTTAACGGAAATTAATGGAGAGAAAGCCCTTCAGAGAATAAAGGAAAACATAAGGGTTATATCATCAATGGACGAAAGAGAAGAGCCGCCCCTACTGGTTGTAAGCACGCTAGTGGTGCCCCATTACATAGATGAAGAAGAGGTCAAGGGAATAGCGAGGTATCTCTCCCGCATAAACCCCTACATCCCCTACATTCTTCTGGCGTTTGCTCCTCAGCATTTAATGCACGACGTCCCAGCCACAAGCAAGAGACAAATGGAGAGGGTTTATACAATCGCTAGAAAAGAAGGGCTAAAACGAGTCTTCATCGGTAACTTCTGGCTCTTGAGATGA
- a CDS encoding DUF134 domain-containing protein, which translates to MPRGMGWRRGRKRKMRFIGFIPEVRHFYPAKPPFGPPQPPVFMTYEEFEALRLVDYEGLTQEEAGQRMGVSRGTVWRALTSARKKVAQMLVEGRELIILAQGNEVPKSSQEPEVTDEDSF; encoded by the coding sequence ATGCCGCGCGGGATGGGTTGGAGACGAGGGAGAAAACGAAAAATGCGATTTATAGGATTTATTCCAGAGGTTAGGCACTTCTATCCTGCTAAACCACCATTTGGCCCACCACAGCCGCCAGTTTTCATGACCTATGAGGAGTTTGAGGCACTAAGGTTAGTGGATTACGAAGGCTTAACTCAAGAGGAAGCTGGGCAGAGAATGGGAGTCTCAAGGGGCACAGTGTGGAGAGCTTTAACATCTGCAAGGAAGAAAGTTGCCCAGATGCTTGTTGAGGGGAGGGAGCTCATAATTCTCGCTCAGGGAAACGAAGTCCCTAAATCATCTCAAGAGCCAGAAGTTACCGATGAAGACTCGTTTTAG